One Primulina tabacum isolate GXHZ01 chromosome 10, ASM2559414v2, whole genome shotgun sequence DNA segment encodes these proteins:
- the LOC142506225 gene encoding putative aspartic proteinase GIP2, translated as MGSHGYSFLVLLAILVSSANAQTGLHLPVRKDSKTLQHYTTLQMGSNRADINAVIDLGGDFLWFGCDNYASNSYSPILCDSSKCELAKGSGCIVECNGSGPRPGCTNNTCGSSNFNQFQGVLAGEGFYEDTLYTRDNAQVPKFIFSCMSNDFIQGLASGAIGMVGLSKTQISLHKQVTGKMNLPDKFSLCLPSSGLGKLSIGDVSLSSKSDVSHLLKTTPLIINPVSTSPIFIAGEQSVEYFIDVKSIRVNGETLSVKDSYFSIDKDGNGGTKISTLQNYTALHPSIYKPLARAFVKAASDMKIKSVAAVAPFRACFSSSSIPKAAAGPVVPTIDLVLPGTDAYWRINGANSMVEIDQKTTCLGFVEGESRPKPQTAWPTTSIIIGTHQSEENLLVFDLVSSQLQFSSSLLSDGKSCSRV; from the coding sequence ATGGGTTCTCACGGTTACTCATTTCTTGTCTTGCTCGCCATTCTCGTTTCTTCCGCAAATGCTCAAACTGGTCTACACCTTCCCGTTCGGAAGGACTCGAAAACGCTGCAACACTACACCACCCTCCAGATGGGCAGCAACCGTGCCGATATAAACGCAGTCATCGACCTAGGGGGCGACTTCTTGTGGTTCGGCTGCGACAATTACGCCTCGAACTCGTATTCACCGATCCTTTGTGACTCGAGCAAATGCGAGCTTGCCAAGGGGTCGGGATGCATCGTGGAGTGCAACGGTTCCGGCCCACGCCCCGGCTGCACCAACAACACATGTGGCTCTTCCAATTTCAACCAATTCCAAGGTGTGCTAGCTGGAGAAGGATTCTATGAGGACACATTGTATACTAGAGACAATGCACAAGTGCCTAAATTCATTTTCTCTTGCATGAGCAACGATTTTATTCAGGGCCTGGCCAGTGGGGCTATTGGCATGGTAGGTCTCTCCAAAACTCAAATTTCTTTGCATAAACAAGTGACAGGGAAGATGAATTTGCCTGATAAGTTCTCTCTTTGCCTACCCTCGTCGGGATTGGGTAAGTTGTCGATCGGGGACGTCTCCTTGTCGAGTAAATCGGACGTATCCCATTTGCTCAAGACTACTCCTTTGATCATAAATCCTGTAAGCACTTCACCAATTTTCATCGCCGGCGAGCAGTCGGTAGAGTATTTTATCGACGTGAAATCCATTAGGGTCAATGGAGAAACACTGTCCGTGAAGGATTCTTACTTCTCCATCGACAAAGATGGCAATGGTGGCACTAAAATCAGCACATTACAAAACTACACCGCTCTTCACCCGTCCATTTACAAACCCTTGGCTCGTGCTTTCGTTAAAGCGGCCTCCGACATGAAGATCAAAAGCGTGGCTGCTGTGGCGCCGTTCAGGGCTTGTTTCAGCTCGAGCTCGATTCCTAAGGCAGCAGCAGGGCCTGTGGTGCCTACCATTGATCTGGTTTTGCCTGGAACTGATGCATATTGGAGGATCAATGGAGCAAATTCAATGGTTGAAATCGATCAGAAAACAACGTGCCTTGGATTTGTGGAAGGTGAGTCAAGGCCAAAGCCTCAAACCGCGTGGCCGACGACTTCGATCATTATAGGAACTCATCAATCGGAGGAGAATTTGCTGgtgtttgatttggtttcctcaCAGCTTCAGTTCAGTTCTTCTCTTCTGTCCGATGGCAAAAGCTGCTCCCGCGTTTAA